One window of Marinobacterium aestuarii genomic DNA carries:
- a CDS encoding dihydrolipoyllysine-residue acetyltransferase: protein MIKDFILPDIGEGIVECELVEWLIQEGDLIEEDQPVADVMTDKALVQIPSPFHGRVVRLFYQQGDIARIHSPLFAVELAEEQAPITQPPVVQAPAAAEQPAAQAAAEAKEEDFILPDLGEGIVECELVEWLVKEGDLIEEDQPVADVMTDKALVQIPAPRAGRVTRLYYAQGEMAKMHSPLFAIMPSYTHSTTTAAPAAAPVAAPAKKPASSIKAPAAAACQAAVPQASASRPGGKVLAGPAVRRVAREYGLDLAQVPGSGKDGRILKEDVQRYRASLEQAPKGAATAAVSTEPSVAAVATEKSVRIEPIRGIQAAMAKRMVEAVSSIPHFTYGDEVDMSALLQLRGQLKLKAEQQGVRLTLMPFIMKAMALAVQSFPILNARVNDDCTELHYLPSCNIGMAVDSKIGLLVPNVKGVERLSILDIAREVQRLTDAARTGKLRQDDLQGGTISISNIGALGGTFMVPVVNKPEVAIVALGKTQTLPRFDAAGQVVASSIMNISWSGDHRVLDGATMARFSNLWKAYLEDPASMLLELA, encoded by the coding sequence ATGATCAAAGATTTTATTCTGCCCGATATCGGTGAAGGCATCGTGGAGTGCGAGCTGGTTGAGTGGCTTATCCAGGAAGGCGACCTGATCGAGGAAGATCAACCGGTGGCCGATGTCATGACCGACAAGGCGCTGGTACAGATACCCTCACCCTTTCATGGCCGGGTAGTGCGTTTGTTCTATCAGCAGGGCGATATTGCCAGGATTCACTCGCCCCTGTTTGCCGTTGAGCTGGCCGAGGAGCAAGCGCCGATTACGCAACCCCCTGTGGTGCAAGCGCCGGCGGCTGCGGAGCAACCGGCAGCGCAGGCCGCCGCCGAAGCGAAAGAAGAGGACTTTATCCTGCCGGACCTGGGGGAGGGCATTGTTGAATGTGAGCTGGTGGAGTGGCTGGTGAAAGAGGGGGACCTGATCGAGGAAGATCAGCCGGTGGCCGATGTCATGACGGACAAGGCGCTGGTACAGATTCCGGCCCCCCGGGCCGGACGGGTGACGCGTCTGTATTATGCCCAGGGCGAAATGGCCAAGATGCACTCCCCTTTGTTCGCCATTATGCCGTCCTATACCCACAGCACTACAACAGCCGCACCGGCCGCCGCTCCGGTCGCTGCTCCAGCTAAAAAGCCCGCGTCATCGATCAAGGCCCCTGCGGCCGCAGCCTGCCAGGCGGCTGTTCCGCAGGCTAGCGCCTCCCGCCCTGGTGGCAAGGTACTGGCAGGGCCTGCGGTGCGTCGCGTGGCCCGCGAATACGGCCTTGATCTTGCGCAGGTTCCCGGCAGTGGCAAGGATGGGCGTATTCTGAAGGAGGATGTGCAGCGTTATCGCGCAAGCCTTGAGCAGGCTCCTAAAGGTGCCGCCACCGCAGCCGTTAGCACTGAGCCTTCTGTTGCGGCTGTAGCGACAGAGAAGAGCGTGCGTATCGAGCCGATCCGCGGTATCCAGGCAGCCATGGCCAAGCGCATGGTGGAGGCGGTATCCAGTATTCCCCATTTCACCTACGGCGATGAAGTGGACATGAGTGCGCTGCTGCAACTGCGCGGCCAGTTGAAGCTCAAGGCCGAACAGCAGGGCGTGCGTCTGACATTGATGCCCTTCATCATGAAGGCGATGGCGCTGGCGGTGCAGTCCTTTCCCATCCTTAATGCGCGGGTGAATGACGACTGCACTGAGCTGCACTATCTGCCGAGCTGCAATATCGGCATGGCGGTGGACTCAAAGATCGGCTTGCTGGTGCCCAACGTCAAGGGGGTGGAGCGCCTCAGTATTCTTGATATCGCCCGTGAGGTGCAGCGCCTGACCGACGCCGCCCGCACCGGCAAGTTACGCCAGGATGACCTGCAGGGCGGCACCATCAGCATCTCCAATATAGGTGCTCTGGGGGGCACCTTTATGGTGCCGGTGGTCAACAAGCCGGAAGTGGCGATAGTGGCGCTGGGTAAAACCCAGACGCTGCCGCGCTTTGATGCAGCAGGCCAGGTGGTGGCCAGCAGCATCATGAACATCAGCTGGTCGGGCGACCATAGAGTGCTCGACGGCGCGACCATGGCGCGCTTCAGTAACCTGTGGAAAGCCTACCTCGAGGATCCGGCCTCAATGCTGCTTGAGCTGGCATAG